The genomic stretch TCCGCATCACCCGCTGCGAGGCCGCGTGTTCCGGACGGGTGACCGCCACGATCGTGGCGAGCCCCAGCCGTTCGCGGCCGAGGCTCACGCAGGCGCGAGCCACCTCGGTGGCCAGGCCACGGCCCCAGACCTGGGGTACAAATCCGTAGCCTACCTCCACCTCGTCGACGCCCTCGACGTCCAGATGGCGCAGCACCGCCCGACCCACCATGCCACCGGTCTCCGAGTCTCGGAGCATCCAGAGCCCGAACCCGTACTCGGCCCAGTGCTCCAGGTTCCAGCCGAGGTATGCGGCCGTGCCCTCCCCGTCCCGCACGCCTCCCAGGTGCGCCATGAACCGGGGGTCCTGATCCATGCGCCGGAGCTCGGGGAGATGCCCGTCGGTGAGGCGCTCGGCCCGGAGGCGGGCCGTCGAAAACGTGTCCAGCGTCATCGGAGCTCCCTACCTTTGCCCCAGCCGCACAGCTCGTCTCTCTCGTGACCCCGGTCACCGCTGCTCACCCGAGGGGGGCCTATCCTCCCCGTTTGTACCCGCTGGAGGGAAGCACCATGACCGACACGTACACACCGCCGAGACCGGTTGTCGGCCACCGTCTGCGCCATCACACGCCGGCGCGCCGGTGGGCACCCGCGCTGCACGCCCTGCTGCGCATTGGGGCCGGACTGCTCTTCATGGAACATGGCCTGCAGAAGCTGTTCGGTCTCTTCGGGGGTATGGGACCCACGGGCGGCACCGCGCCGTTGGTTTCCTTGATGGGGCTGGCCGGCGTGCTCGAGTCCGGCGGCGGACTCCTTCTGGTATTGGGACTCTTCACCCGTCCAGTGGCTGTCCTGGTACTGCTCGAGATGCTCTTCGCCTTCGTGACGGTCCACCTGCCCAGGGGCGGTGCGCCGATCCAGAACGGCGGCGAGCTCGCGCTCCTCTACGCTCTGATCTTCGCCTTCCTTGCCGGCAACGGCGCGGGCCCGGCGAGCCTCGATTCCCGGAGGCACGACTAGCGGCCCGT from Gemmatimonadales bacterium encodes the following:
- a CDS encoding GNAT family N-acetyltransferase, which gives rise to MTLDTFSTARLRAERLTDGHLPELRRMDQDPRFMAHLGGVRDGEGTAAYLGWNLEHWAEYGFGLWMLRDSETGGMVGRAVLRHLDVEGVDEVEVGYGFVPQVWGRGLATEVARACVSLGRERLGLATIVAVTRPEHAASQRVMRKVGLVYEREFLHAGSPHLLFRTRDGDVAPVSRTV
- a CDS encoding DoxX family protein, which translates into the protein MTDTYTPPRPVVGHRLRHHTPARRWAPALHALLRIGAGLLFMEHGLQKLFGLFGGMGPTGGTAPLVSLMGLAGVLESGGGLLLVLGLFTRPVAVLVLLEMLFAFVTVHLPRGGAPIQNGGELALLYALIFAFLAGNGAGPASLDSRRHD